The sequence GGCAAGGCCGCAACACAACCACCTCCACTATTGCATACGTATATGAAACATATAATATGAAACTTCATCTAAAAAATctaagaaatagaaaacaaatagttCTTAATTATTATATCACCGGAAAACTTTTGTATTTACACGCATGGGTGTCGGTGTTTTCGTCACTGTCCGCTTTGAGATTTGGATAAAAGTAGGAGAGAGAGCTATTTCTCCTTCTACCACAGCGAGCGGGAATTTTGAGAAATAAATTAACGGTTCAGAACACACCCACACCTATCCGTGCCTGTACAACATCCATTTTCTTACATCACAATACAAATAATTCATCAAGTAGCACAAGAATCAACACACAAATAACAGAGAGTTCATCACATACAACAGCATGACATGGTGATAATCCTAGTGGTTTTGTTCACCATTCCACCTCCACCACTTGTCGATGAGATCCTTTTGAATATCATCGTACATATCTAAATCTTGAATTGATGGGCCTGAATAAAGCGCTCGATCTGAGCTCCACCTCTACACGGCCGCACTTGTTGACTCATCAAGGCATAGATACTAGACACCTCATCTTTGTTGCACACTCATTCTCAATGATCATGCTATCATTCGTGATGTACCAATGGATATATtaatcccaaaatctagccggtcatATTTTAATTGGAAATTGGACTTGCAAAATACCAAATGCTCGCCCCACATATTTTCTAGCCGCCACTTGAGCATTGCGGAACTGGAGTTCAGTTCTTTCTTACCGCGAGGGGATTGAATTAGCTTCATAAATGTAGGCCACTTCGGAAAGATTCCATCTACAAGGTAGTAGTCCATGTTGTAGGTGCGGCCGTTTGCTTGAAACGTCACCGATGGCGTGACTCACCATTGGAAAGCTTGGTAAAAAGAGGTGAACACCGGAGagcattgatgtcattgcaagaacCGGGCATCTAAAAAAAATTCCATATCCATGTCTCGTGATCAGCTACGACCTCAAGAATGATGGTAGAATATTTCTTGTGCCCTCTGAATTATCCATACAATGAGCATGACAGATCTTTCACCTTAGATAAGTTTGAATACCCTCTGAATGGTGGAATCCTTCTTGATTCCCTCTAAATTCTAGGGCGGTGTTGATTGGGAGGCCCTCGTTTATAGTTCCAATGAGTAGGATTCTGTTTAGACGTAGGATAAGTTTGAAAGCGTCAAACTATGTAGGATAGTCGTTGTTTGAATGCATCAAATTTTCTATATTTCAAATGTGTCAAGGTTTTAACGTTTAAATGTGCTAGTGGGAGGAGTGATGTTTTGgatcttgggtgcatatgctttCTTTATTTTGAAACATATTTTTTATAcattttgaaatatcaaaaaaagtcaagtgtacatcttcacatgctacgtgCGTATAAAGTCTTTCCATAAAAAATTGACTTGTTGTTTATggtatgtaaaaaagataaaatttgatgctaaaaataaagatttttatgagacatgttttattattttatgtcAATGACCAAAAGAATATCGTTTTTTGCGAAACTGTataaacacacatatattatctgGATGTACATGCAAATTCTTTTGTTAGAATTTTCaataattaaaaatatttggATTAGAAGCGTACGTACTCTCGGGAGATGAATTAAATTTATGCGGGTGGGAGCCCTGTCTTATACCCTCTCTATTCgtagatataagccatatagtttctgGTACGAAAATTAAGAACGCACATTTTAAAAAATTACACCGTATTTGAAGGGTATTAACCATAGACAATTAACGTGAGCTAATAGTGAGCTTTACATAAGATAGGAAAATGTAATCAGAATTCATAAAAATATTATCCATACAAATGATGCAACCGCAGTACAttttatatttaaaaaaaaaatctcaaaaattATATAACTTATACATAGGTATCGCCGAAGCACATGTGCCCTAAATTTCATGTCCTAGAACAAAAAACAGGTGAGCTAAAACCTTGCTCTAATTTCTTCCTCTCCTCTGTTCCCCTCCCCTAGTGCGACGCCGCCACTGCCGGCGCGCCGCCCCGCCGTGCCCCCGCCCCTCCGCCCCGTCGTGCCCGCCTTCCTCCCTCACAGCGCTCTGCAAGACAAGGCCCGTGCCGTTCGAACAATGGTGACGGTGCCGCGCTGCCCGTGCTGACGACGACGCCCCCTGCTGACTCGACGGCCACCGGAGGTGACGCGCCGCCCCTGCGGATTGGACGGAACTATCTCTTGGTGACCGCTTCACCCCGTGTTGATTGGACGGCCACCGGATCTACACACCGTCGTACCCCCACGTTCTCTCCAAGACCTAAGAGGTTTCTCTCTGGTTTTGGTAGTCGTATGCCCAGCAATAATCTcgaattttgatttgattttaggTAGGCATTGGCCGTGTTTAGGGATGGTTGTAGTGTTTCTTCGGTTCCCACATCACTAGCGGTTCTCCTGCCTACCCCTGTTTCCGAATGCCCAAGTATACAATTGCTCTTGACTTAAATGGATATCATTGAGCAGTCTGTTGTTCTTTCGATGTGATTCTAGCTGTGGCACAAATGTGATAGGAATCCATGGAAGTGTTTATTTCTGGGACATGCATGTCATGGCTGTGCGCTGGGAGCAGGCATGGGCTTATGGGATAAATATCTTGCTTtaattttctgtatttttttatGCTACGCTAGATACAACTGTTGTCGCTTTTTGATAAATAGTTCCAGTACTGACTAAATTATGGTCTTATTGTGATATTTAGAAGTGTACGGATTTTCTATTTGTCAGGTTTAGTTTACCAAACCTGGTACTTCATTGTTACTACACGCTTTTTATAAACACAAAGGTAGAACATGTTATCCATCTTCCTGAATGGATTTTCAGGGTTGCTTTGTCCTCAAATACATGTTAGGTTCTCtgttatttattttttctattcttGCATGTAGAACTTGAGTATAGCTGCAAACTAGCAAGTGCTGGCTGCTGAGTGGTTGAAGTAAATTTGTCCTGATCTTGGTGTTGAAGCAACATAGAAGAAAAGGGTTCATACTTCGGAAGCAAGTAAGTATCATTTTCTCCTCTTAGTCGAATAAATGTTGATTGCTGCCTTGTTTCATATAATGTATGAAGATGGAACTAATGTGCTGTTTGATGAGTGGCCTTCCATTTTAGTTTGTGGAGTGATTTAGATTATATAATGTTGTAATTGCAgcaatttctttttatttcatatttaagTATTAAACCAAATCATGCCTTTGGAAAGCTAGTTGGATGTATAATGGGTGGAATGATAGTGGAAGGCATTCTTAGGAGTGGATACACAATACAAATGCTTTTCTAAACCATGTTTTTGAGGGTGTCCTTGAGCAAAATGTTGCAATGGTAGTAGAAGAACAAAACAACTAATTTAGAGTGGAGAATGTTAGCAATGTTGATTGTTTGGAGGACACATTGTGTTTTTTCTCAAAATAAATGTAGACGTGCTGTATCCCTGAATTGGTGTTTCCAGGAAATGTCGTATCCCCATATTTGCATCCCTGTCCTATGCAACTTAGGATGTAATCCAACTCTGACCTGCCACTATACCTGTGAGTTTGCTAAGCGTGTCAACGTCTGCTAGGGAGGCACATGACTTTCTGTTCCATTGTTTATATTCTCCATGAATCTAGGACTAGCAGCGTGTTATTTGAAGTACAACGGCTATTGTCTGAATGTCTTTAAGATGTTGTATGGAGATAGCTTCTGATTAACATTTATGCATGGGCAGTTTCAGGATGGGCAGCGAAGACTCAAAAGATATGCTGAAGAATGCGGACTGGAAGACAGTGAGTGGTGCAGTGACTACTGAGTCAAGTCAGCCGGTTGTCAAGAAGCGTCTTCCGAAGAAAATCAGACAAGTCCCCGAGTGTTACTTTCTGCCTCGACGATCTTTGCCTTCTGCATTGGCTATCTATGGTGCTATTTGCGTTGCTGGAGTTGGTGCAGGGATGTTGGTTGAGGTTTGGATTAAAAAAAAGATCAAAGGTATAATCTTTAATTTCATGGCAGGAGCATGGAGGAACCACTTACTTTAAGTAAACAACTCTATCAGGAAATTTGAGATTTTGGACTGTACCATGGAAATCACTGATGCATTATTCATGTTTTGCTTCATCGGTTGTCTATTTTCTACATCTTCTTACTTTTGTTAATTCCCGCGTGCAGAGGATGGTGGCGTTGTCTGGGAGATGGGCAAATGATTTTCATGCACTTTGATTGGTGACAGTCTGTTTTTTCAAAACATTTGTACTCACTCTGCTGCTTAAGCTGTATTACGAAAATAAGCATAAAGAGGTCTGTTGTTCCAGACTATCTTTTGACTTCCTGACCAAAGCCACCAAACTATGTTTTCCAATGATCTCTAGTGGTCATTTTGTTAGGATTGCCAGTACTGCACAGGTAACAATTATCTGAAACTTTTCTGTCTGTAGTTGCATGTTGTGATGGAAATTTTATAAGTATCATGATTGATGATTAATGTATATCTGAGTCAGTGGTCTCTATTGCCATGATAAATCATTAGAATCTTTCCTCTTGTTTATATAGCATCAATTTGGCAGAAGCCATGCCAGTATGGCACCCCTCCTATAATCTCTGTCAGCAGAAAATGTTTGGTGATTCATGAAGTTCAAGTGGTGTTAACTGCTAAGCCATGTATAGTTTGGTTGGCCTATGGCTGTCTACATAACAAAGATTTCATGCAAGAAAGTGATATTGAAATTTGCATACCCAAGAAGACAGATGCTTACAATAACTTTATCCTAATGTCAAATATATACACTTGTAATTCCTTTCGTTGAGTGCTGGGAATTTCATGGCCATTACAATTCTGGGCCTTTTCTATTCTTGTGTTTGTGTATTGTTGTGAATTAAATAGCCCTTAGACcataaggctggccatagtgctagtatcatagctagtatcatgcacattggtcccacaaaaatgctgatgtggcagctaattaaagaggaaagaggagattagagtaacatatgtagatactgtatcatagcgcgtgtcacgagaaaagttaatgccaaacaaatcttgtgcacaaatttgcattgagattctaaaaaacaataaatgtagcatgactatgatactacttcatgatactaaccactatatagatt is a genomic window of Lolium rigidum isolate FL_2022 unplaced genomic scaffold, APGP_CSIRO_Lrig_0.1 contig_71391_1, whole genome shotgun sequence containing:
- the LOC124682226 gene encoding uncharacterized protein LOC124682226 produces the protein MGSEDSKDMLKNADWKTVSGAVTTESSQPVVKKRLPKKIRQVPECYFLPRRSLPSALAIYGAICVAGVGAGMLVEVWIKKKIKEDGGVVWEMGK